One segment of Streptomyces sp. NBC_00576 DNA contains the following:
- a CDS encoding ankyrin repeat domain-containing protein has protein sequence MSDYWTPAHHAVEHEDAETLARLLAHGTDPDEAFSNMTLLTHAIDAEGDGSLQSGQPLTVHTTAVLLAFGADPELADPDGRTPMDIAKHYGHDLAVKLLRTHISGRAAGNR, from the coding sequence GTGAGCGACTACTGGACACCCGCGCATCACGCGGTCGAGCACGAGGATGCCGAGACCCTGGCCCGGTTGCTGGCCCACGGTACCGATCCTGATGAGGCCTTCAGCAACATGACGCTGCTGACGCACGCGATCGACGCCGAGGGCGACGGCTCCCTGCAGAGCGGCCAACCGTTGACCGTGCACACCACTGCCGTGCTGCTGGCCTTCGGGGCTGACCCGGAGCTCGCCGATCCAGACGGTCGCACCCCCATGGACATCGCCAAGCACTACGGCCACGACCTGGCGGTGAAACTGCTGCGGACCCACATCAGCGGCCGAGCCGCCGGTAACAGATGA
- a CDS encoding IS5 family transposase (programmed frameshift): protein MVERLVPDELWALFQRVVPEAPSRPQGGGRRRHGDREVLAAIVFVATSGCTWQQLPAASFGPSGATAHRRFTEWTKARVWAKLHRLVLDELGSRGDLDWSRCAIDSVNMRALKKGDLTGPNPVDRGKYGSKIHLITERTGLPLSVGISGANVHDSQALIPLVKGIPPVRSRRGPRRRKPDKLHADKGYDYAHLRRWLSSRGIRHRIARKGVESSQRLGRHRWTIERTMSWLAGCRRLHRRYERKAEHFLAFTSIACTLICYRRLGR, encoded by the exons ATCGTTGAGCGGCTGGTGCCGGACGAGTTGTGGGCGCTGTTTCAGCGGGTGGTTCCGGAGGCGCCCTCACGGCCTCAGGGCGGTGGTCGGCGGCGGCACGGTGACCGTGAAGTGCTGGCTGCCATCGTGTTCGTGGCAACGTCCGGTTGCACCTGGCAGCAGTTGCCGGCCGCGTCCTTCGGGCCGTCCGGCGCGACGGCTCACCGCCGCTTCACCGAGTGGACGAAGGCCAGGGTCTGGGCGAAGCTCCACCGCCTTGTCCTTGACGAACTCGGCTCCCGCGGTGACCTGGACTGGTCTCGGTGTGCGATCGACTCAGTGAACATGCGCGCCCTGAAAA AGGGGGACCTGACAGGTCCGAATCCTGTCGACCGGGGCAAGTACGGCTCAAAGATCCACTTGATCACGGAGCGGACCGGTCTGCCCCTGTCCGTGGGAATATCGGGTGCCAACGTCCATGACAGCCAGGCCCTGATCCCGCTCGTGAAGGGCATACCGCCGGTCCGCTCCCGCCGGGGACCCCGACGTCGCAAGCCCGACAAGCTTCATGCCGACAAGGGCTACGACTATGCCCACCTGCGGCGATGGTTAAGCAGCCGAGGCATCCGGCACCGTATCGCCCGCAAGGGAGTTGAGAGCTCCCAGCGGTTGGGACGTCACCGTTGGACGATCGAACGCACCATGTCCTGGCTCGCCGGCTGCCGCCGTCTCCACCGTCGTTATGAGCGCAAGGCCGAGCATTTCCTCGCTTTCACGAGCATCGCCTGCACCCTCATCTGTTACCGGCGGCTCGGCCGCTGA
- a CDS encoding winged helix-turn-helix domain-containing protein: MVFRIHFTAEDLARTKVADSPMPLAELKAAARALQDRNQLARLSGWRRHSLAQLSPTARLALDFIPRVGWSPTFIGAPRAGAPEELVEQVRATPVSQIRTALTTILPRHSPSAVPPLTPRLTDSAFLGEVCDGLSALYEVLLAPYWSEIVDAFVADRSVRMRQMLHGGVESLLRQVNPQYMRWKAPILEIPTPRDDNEYDLHLGGRGLLLMPSVLLTSPVIHYDAEPQPAVTYPASYDQPLRRLTSFTPKAAPRRVTAPVAALLGHTRAAVLAAVAEHPGCSTKELAAFTGLAASSASEHATTLREAGLITTIRHRNTRLHSPSQLGLGLLNHTSD; encoded by the coding sequence GTGGTCTTTCGTATTCACTTCACGGCTGAGGACTTGGCGCGCACGAAGGTGGCTGATTCGCCGATGCCGCTTGCGGAGCTGAAGGCGGCTGCACGAGCCTTGCAAGATCGCAATCAGCTGGCTCGACTGAGCGGCTGGCGTCGACACTCGCTCGCGCAACTGTCCCCTACGGCACGCCTGGCCCTGGACTTCATTCCCCGTGTGGGTTGGTCACCAACTTTCATTGGTGCGCCCAGGGCCGGCGCCCCGGAGGAACTCGTCGAGCAGGTACGTGCGACACCGGTCAGTCAGATTCGCACGGCGCTGACTACGATCCTCCCTCGACACAGTCCGTCCGCAGTCCCGCCTCTGACGCCCCGCCTCACCGACTCAGCCTTCCTTGGGGAGGTTTGTGATGGCCTCAGCGCCCTCTACGAGGTACTCCTCGCTCCTTACTGGTCAGAGATAGTTGACGCCTTCGTCGCCGATAGGTCGGTGCGAATGCGGCAGATGCTGCACGGGGGCGTGGAGTCATTACTCCGCCAGGTCAATCCGCAATATATGCGCTGGAAGGCTCCGATACTGGAGATACCCACGCCGAGGGACGACAACGAATACGACCTGCACCTGGGAGGCCGAGGTCTGCTGCTCATGCCCTCGGTGCTGCTGACAAGCCCTGTTATCCACTACGACGCTGAGCCCCAGCCCGCCGTCACCTACCCAGCCAGTTACGACCAGCCCTTGCGCCGGTTGACCTCCTTCACGCCCAAGGCCGCCCCCAGGCGAGTCACCGCCCCAGTCGCAGCGCTGCTCGGACACACACGAGCTGCTGTGCTTGCCGCCGTTGCCGAGCACCCAGGCTGCTCAACCAAGGAACTAGCTGCCTTCACGGGGCTGGCCGCATCCAGCGCCAGCGAACACGCCACCACCCTCCGCGAGGCTGGGCTAATCACCACCATCAGGCATCGGAACACGCGGCTGCACAGTCCAAGCCAGCTAGGACTCGGCCTTTTGAACCACACGTCAGACTGA
- a CDS encoding transposase has translation MSAEHVEGWAEELAALTSGLGYLFARPEPREVFADLIEGLLSDLGRKNGWTMAGRAGHATPHRIQKFLGEASWSAEGLLAEVQAYVARELGDPGATLVLDDTQVIKKGDKSVGVAHQHCGATGDVRNCQVMVMLTYAAARGGVVAVRVSSDTACRSATTPPRLIGERYR, from the coding sequence GTGAGTGCGGAACACGTTGAGGGGTGGGCGGAGGAACTGGCTGCCCTGACAAGTGGGTTGGGGTATCTGTTCGCCCGGCCGGAGCCGCGGGAGGTGTTCGCCGATCTCATCGAGGGGCTGTTGTCGGACCTGGGCCGAAAGAACGGCTGGACGATGGCGGGGAGGGCCGGACATGCCACCCCGCACCGGATCCAGAAGTTCCTGGGCGAGGCGTCCTGGAGCGCGGAGGGACTGCTGGCCGAGGTGCAGGCTTACGTGGCACGGGAGTTGGGGGATCCGGGCGCGACGCTGGTGCTGGACGACACCCAGGTGATCAAGAAGGGTGACAAGTCCGTCGGGGTCGCCCACCAGCACTGCGGGGCGACCGGTGACGTCCGCAACTGTCAGGTCATGGTGATGCTCACCTACGCCGCCGCGCGCGGCGGCGTAGTGGCTGTGCGCGTGAGTAGTGACACCGCCTGTCGGTCAGCGACGACACCACCCCGCCTCATCGGAGAGCGGTATCGCTGA
- the istA gene encoding IS21 family transposase yields the protein MPPKSKVDLYAAIRRDSRAGLSNRALQHKYGVGFRTVQKALTSVWPEPRKKLPPRRTRLDPYKGLVDEMLRADLTAPRKQQHTAKRIFDRLVAEHGAADITYGIVRAYVAERREEIRIAAGRGIAKAFVPQSHRPGAEAEVDFGDVTIRLAGEQVKCSLFSFRLSYSGKAVHRVSASGGQEAFFEGHVHALSVLGGVPTGKVRYDNLNSAVAQVLGFNRARVETERWTAFRSHFDIEVFYCRPGIEGAHEKGGVEGQIGYFRRNHFVPVPVVGSLAELNAMVDRWDEEDDARRIRSRPRTVGEYFAAEQPLLKPLPTEPFETGRLFALRVDRYGQISVRTNHYSVPVRLIGRRVRVMLHASELVVYDDGVEVARHERLMTKAGSRLVLDHYLEALIRKPGALPGSTALEQARSAGKFTPVHDAWWAAACKAHGDRDGTRALIEVLLLGRHMPHEHLVAGLAAALRAGAMTSDAVALEARKAAEADDTTAPAVLPEGPESDRFGHPKVTSLTERRMAHLPPDTRPLPSVAVYDQLLRRRRPGGRPRPEGEEP from the coding sequence ATGCCGCCGAAGTCCAAAGTTGATCTGTACGCGGCGATCCGTCGTGATTCTCGGGCCGGTCTGTCGAACCGGGCTTTGCAGCACAAGTACGGGGTGGGTTTCCGCACGGTGCAGAAGGCTCTGACCTCGGTCTGGCCGGAGCCGCGCAAGAAGCTTCCGCCGCGCAGGACGCGGCTGGACCCGTACAAGGGGCTGGTCGACGAGATGCTGCGGGCGGATCTCACCGCGCCGCGCAAACAGCAGCACACTGCCAAGCGGATCTTCGACCGGCTGGTTGCCGAGCATGGCGCGGCCGACATCACCTACGGGATCGTCCGCGCCTACGTCGCGGAACGTCGCGAGGAGATACGGATCGCGGCGGGCCGGGGCATCGCGAAGGCGTTCGTGCCGCAGTCCCACCGGCCGGGAGCCGAGGCGGAGGTCGACTTCGGGGATGTGACGATCCGTCTGGCCGGCGAGCAGGTCAAGTGCAGCCTGTTCTCCTTCCGTCTGTCGTACTCCGGCAAGGCGGTGCATCGGGTGTCCGCCTCCGGCGGCCAGGAGGCGTTCTTCGAGGGGCATGTCCACGCTCTCAGCGTGCTGGGCGGGGTGCCGACCGGCAAGGTCCGCTACGACAACCTCAACTCGGCCGTCGCCCAGGTGTTGGGCTTCAACCGGGCCCGGGTGGAGACGGAACGGTGGACCGCGTTCCGCTCGCACTTCGACATCGAGGTCTTCTACTGCCGTCCCGGCATCGAGGGAGCACACGAGAAGGGCGGGGTGGAGGGGCAGATTGGCTACTTCCGCCGCAACCACTTCGTCCCCGTTCCCGTGGTCGGCTCGCTGGCCGAACTGAACGCGATGGTCGACCGCTGGGACGAGGAGGACGACGCCCGGCGGATCCGCTCCCGCCCGCGGACGGTCGGCGAGTACTTCGCCGCGGAACAGCCGTTGCTGAAGCCGTTGCCGACGGAGCCGTTCGAGACGGGCAGGCTGTTCGCGCTGCGGGTGGACCGCTACGGCCAGATCAGCGTCCGCACCAACCACTACTCGGTGCCGGTGCGGCTGATCGGAAGACGGGTGCGCGTGATGCTGCACGCCTCCGAGCTGGTGGTCTACGACGACGGCGTCGAAGTCGCCCGGCACGAACGGCTGATGACCAAGGCTGGGTCCCGACTGGTGCTGGACCACTATCTGGAGGCACTGATCCGCAAACCGGGAGCGCTGCCCGGCTCGACCGCGCTGGAACAGGCCCGCTCGGCGGGGAAGTTCACCCCGGTCCACGACGCCTGGTGGGCAGCGGCCTGCAAGGCCCACGGCGATAGGGACGGCACCCGGGCACTGATCGAGGTCCTGCTGCTGGGCCGGCACATGCCCCACGAGCACCTGGTCGCCGGACTCGCCGCGGCCCTGCGGGCGGGAGCGATGACCTCGGACGCGGTCGCGTTGGAGGCCCGCAAGGCAGCGGAGGCCGACGACACCACCGCTCCGGCGGTGCTGCCGGAAGGGCCGGAGTCCGACCGGTTCGGGCATCCGAAGGTCACCTCCCTGACCGAGCGGAGAATGGCGCACCTGCCGCCGGACACCCGGCCGCTGCCCTCGGTGGCCGTCTACGACCAGTTACTGCGACGACGCCGGCCGGGCGGCCGGCCCCGACCCGAGGGAGAAGAGCCGTGA
- a CDS encoding helix-turn-helix domain-containing protein, which translates to MRWNLRLTAANKGVWKASELQRNLAEHGLVISAGKMSGLWSGQPVSLKLEDLDVICVVLGCEISDLLIPEPEKVGRPEQAETERAAVGAGTATPAVIPKRRDGRSLPPA; encoded by the coding sequence ATGAGGTGGAACCTGCGGCTGACCGCCGCGAACAAAGGGGTCTGGAAGGCTTCCGAGCTCCAGCGGAACCTGGCCGAGCACGGCTTGGTGATCTCGGCGGGGAAGATGTCGGGCCTGTGGTCCGGGCAGCCCGTCTCGCTCAAGCTGGAGGACCTGGACGTCATCTGCGTCGTCCTCGGCTGCGAGATCAGCGACCTGCTGATCCCCGAGCCGGAAAAGGTCGGCCGCCCGGAGCAGGCGGAGACGGAACGAGCGGCAGTCGGCGCGGGGACTGCCACACCGGCAGTGATCCCCAAGCGCCGGGATGGCCGATCCCTCCCGCCGGCCTGA
- a CDS encoding tyrosine-type recombinase/integrase, which translates to MSDRSAVGPKVRGLGLGALAVVRDLREHWAPASAEELERFETDALSGFVLARASAGLADGTIRGDVGHLDQIRTWFGRPLWDMEPADADAYFGKVLRGSPSGTRLARSQALSTYFMFLELRHKVELHRMTGRVIECPIDEMNKPRGAKDAQLRIPPSEPEVGALFTGWGGELATCRKFAPTARNYTASKLLSQVGLRVSEACGLDLDDIKWDLGRFGKLHVRHGKGARGSGPRERMVPLINGADRTLRWFIEDVWGQFDDDHTRPGTPLFPSERKNADGSSRRVGDDALRNGLKDAAKVHLPGWGEKLTPHVLRHFCASQLYGSGLDLLAIQEVLGHSWIATTMRYIHVQQTRVEDAWVAGMERAAKRLEGLV; encoded by the coding sequence GTGTCCGACCGATCCGCAGTCGGGCCGAAGGTGAGGGGGCTCGGGTTGGGGGCGCTGGCAGTTGTACGGGACCTGCGCGAGCACTGGGCGCCCGCGTCGGCGGAGGAACTAGAGAGATTCGAGACCGACGCGCTGTCCGGGTTTGTCCTCGCACGCGCCTCGGCAGGACTGGCGGACGGCACGATCCGCGGGGATGTCGGACACCTGGACCAGATCAGAACCTGGTTCGGCCGACCGCTGTGGGATATGGAGCCGGCCGACGCTGACGCGTACTTCGGGAAGGTGCTGCGTGGCTCGCCGAGCGGCACCCGGCTGGCCCGGTCCCAGGCGCTGAGCACGTACTTCATGTTCCTGGAGCTGCGGCACAAGGTCGAACTGCACCGGATGACCGGCCGGGTCATCGAGTGCCCGATCGACGAGATGAACAAGCCGCGCGGCGCGAAGGACGCCCAACTGCGGATTCCACCGAGCGAGCCGGAGGTCGGGGCGCTCTTCACCGGCTGGGGCGGTGAGCTGGCCACCTGCCGCAAGTTCGCCCCTACCGCCAGGAACTACACCGCCTCGAAGCTGCTGTCCCAGGTCGGCCTGCGAGTGAGCGAGGCATGCGGGCTCGACCTGGATGACATCAAGTGGGACCTGGGCCGCTTCGGCAAACTCCACGTCCGCCATGGCAAGGGCGCCCGCGGATCGGGCCCACGCGAACGGATGGTCCCGCTGATCAACGGCGCCGACCGAACCCTTCGGTGGTTCATCGAGGATGTCTGGGGCCAGTTCGACGACGACCACACCCGCCCCGGCACCCCGCTGTTTCCCTCCGAGCGCAAGAACGCCGACGGTTCCTCACGTCGGGTGGGCGACGATGCCCTGCGCAATGGGCTCAAGGACGCGGCCAAAGTGCACCTGCCCGGGTGGGGCGAGAAGCTGACACCGCACGTCCTGCGACATTTCTGCGCGTCCCAACTCTACGGAAGCGGACTGGACTTGCTCGCAATCCAGGAGGTTTTGGGACACTCGTGGATCGCCACCACGATGCGATACATCCACGTCCAGCAGACCCGGGTCGAGGACGCCTGGGTCGCCGGGATGGAACGGGCCGCGAAGCGGTTGGAAGGACTGGTCTGA
- a CDS encoding nucleotidyltransferase domain-containing protein → MKADDVLFVLALLRRAKVDVWVGGGWGIDALLGEQTRDHRDLDLMHRQDQEAAALAALSAEGFVESLDWRPIRFVVTAPDGREIDLHPLVFSDDGSAVQASPDPQRPFVYPSACFVTGTVQGTPVPCLSAEQQVYFHQGYEPSERDRHDMAQLRRTFGIATHF, encoded by the coding sequence ATGAAAGCTGATGACGTGTTGTTCGTCCTGGCCTTGTTGCGGCGGGCGAAGGTGGATGTCTGGGTCGGTGGAGGATGGGGGATCGATGCTCTGCTCGGTGAGCAGACCCGGGACCATCGCGACCTGGACTTGATGCACCGGCAAGACCAGGAAGCCGCTGCGTTGGCGGCCCTCTCGGCGGAAGGTTTCGTGGAGAGCCTGGACTGGAGGCCCATCCGATTCGTCGTGACGGCCCCGGACGGGCGAGAGATTGACCTTCATCCGCTGGTCTTCTCCGACGACGGCTCAGCGGTGCAGGCGTCACCCGATCCGCAGCGTCCTTTCGTCTATCCCTCAGCATGCTTCGTGACGGGGACCGTCCAGGGGACGCCCGTCCCGTGCTTGTCCGCCGAGCAGCAGGTCTACTTCCACCAGGGATACGAACCATCGGAACGCGATCGGCACGACATGGCGCAGCTCCGCCGCACCTTCGGGATCGCCACGCACTTTTGA
- a CDS encoding peptidoglycan-binding protein, which produces MTITATRKRIATALGATLAVGALALSASPASAAKSDGYVRGYDSYKGDWSDEGELQFDAGAWYDDNNAVCLWQKILWAEGADETDGSNFDASDVDGQFGPNTRGATENLQDHWNLGVDGVVGGGTFGRADDELKVTGGSEARGEQLNMTYYGDLHSFSVVRNSEGKYSFRDGDDIWRIAGYGYRTCS; this is translated from the coding sequence ATGACCATCACCGCAACACGGAAGCGCATCGCCACAGCCCTCGGCGCCACCCTGGCCGTCGGCGCCCTCGCCCTGAGCGCGTCCCCAGCCTCGGCAGCCAAGTCCGATGGCTACGTCCGCGGCTACGATTCCTACAAGGGCGACTGGAGCGACGAGGGAGAGCTGCAATTTGACGCCGGCGCGTGGTACGACGACAACAACGCCGTCTGCCTGTGGCAGAAGATCCTCTGGGCTGAGGGCGCGGACGAAACGGACGGCTCGAACTTCGATGCTTCTGACGTCGACGGCCAGTTCGGCCCGAACACCCGTGGGGCAACGGAGAATCTGCAGGATCACTGGAACCTAGGCGTCGACGGGGTCGTGGGTGGCGGAACCTTCGGCCGCGCCGACGACGAGCTCAAGGTGACGGGCGGCAGCGAGGCCAGGGGCGAGCAGCTCAACATGACGTACTACGGAGACCTTCACAGCTTCTCCGTGGTGCGCAACAGCGAGGGGAAGTACTCCTTCAGGGACGGGGACGACATCTGGCGCATCGCCGGCTACGGATACCGGACCTGCAGCTGA
- a CDS encoding ISL3 family transposase: protein MDHDEISWQDVLFEGVEVLITAAVHGVSGLMVRLAGRSGEGVCPSCGRASARVHDRYERQLQDLPLAGHAVRILLSVRRFVCVDPACSQRTFAEQISGLTSPYARCTDRLGELLDRVALALAGRAGSRMATALGLTAGRMGLLNRVRAMPDPLHDTPRVLGVDDFATRRGVRYATVITDGETHQVIDVLPGREAGPLADWLTAHPGVEVICRDRAGAYAEGSRLGAPEAVQVADRFHLWQGLGRAVEKTVGAHRSCLQEPAPIPADGTEPAVAADPTGPRAERKRAAHAQVHELIAQGHSLRAIARHLGWGRKTVLRYAHAARWQDMIVGMPLRPSKLDPYKPYLQRRWSQGCTNAIALHREITEQGYPDGYASVRDYLAAFRPKAGTPAPAPPSVRRVTGWLTRHPTTLSEEEHQHLKSILARCPELEAAHQHIRDFGEILTCHLGTLLPDWIDAVVRDDLPGLTGYARSMNSDFDAVTAGLTLSWSSGGTEGAVNRIKKIKRQLYGRAEFELLRKLILLQ, encoded by the coding sequence ATGGACCACGACGAGATCTCCTGGCAGGACGTGCTGTTCGAGGGCGTCGAGGTGCTGATCACCGCCGCAGTGCACGGGGTGAGTGGACTGATGGTGCGGCTGGCCGGCCGGAGTGGTGAAGGCGTGTGTCCGTCCTGCGGCCGGGCGTCGGCACGGGTGCACGACCGCTATGAGCGACAGCTGCAGGATCTTCCGCTGGCCGGGCACGCCGTACGGATCCTACTGTCCGTGCGACGCTTCGTGTGCGTCGATCCGGCTTGCTCCCAGCGCACATTCGCTGAGCAGATATCGGGGCTGACCAGCCCGTACGCGCGGTGCACTGACCGGCTCGGCGAGCTCCTGGACCGAGTCGCGCTCGCCTTGGCGGGCCGCGCCGGGTCCAGGATGGCTACTGCCCTGGGGCTGACCGCGGGGCGAATGGGGCTGCTGAACCGCGTCCGGGCGATGCCTGACCCGCTCCACGACACCCCGCGGGTCCTCGGTGTCGATGATTTCGCCACCCGCCGCGGTGTCCGGTACGCGACGGTGATTACCGATGGTGAGACGCACCAAGTCATCGACGTGCTCCCGGGCCGCGAGGCAGGACCGCTGGCCGACTGGCTCACCGCGCACCCGGGCGTGGAGGTCATCTGCCGGGACAGGGCTGGGGCTTACGCGGAGGGCTCCCGGCTCGGCGCCCCGGAAGCGGTCCAGGTCGCCGACCGCTTCCACCTCTGGCAGGGCCTCGGCCGGGCCGTGGAGAAGACCGTCGGCGCCCACCGCTCCTGCCTGCAAGAACCGGCCCCGATACCGGCGGACGGCACCGAGCCTGCGGTGGCGGCGGATCCCACCGGACCGCGCGCGGAACGCAAGCGGGCCGCTCACGCCCAGGTCCACGAGCTGATCGCGCAGGGACACAGCCTCCGCGCGATCGCCCGGCATCTTGGGTGGGGCCGGAAAACGGTGTTGAGGTACGCGCACGCCGCACGCTGGCAGGACATGATCGTCGGGATGCCACTGCGGCCGAGCAAGCTCGATCCCTACAAGCCCTACTTGCAACGCCGATGGTCACAAGGGTGCACGAACGCCATCGCCCTGCACCGCGAGATCACCGAACAGGGCTACCCCGACGGATACGCCTCCGTCCGCGACTACCTCGCGGCCTTCCGGCCCAAGGCCGGCACCCCGGCGCCCGCACCACCCAGCGTCCGGAGGGTCACCGGCTGGCTCACCCGCCACCCCACCACGCTCAGTGAAGAAGAACATCAGCACCTCAAGTCGATCCTGGCCCGATGCCCCGAACTGGAGGCCGCTCACCAGCACATCCGCGACTTCGGCGAGATCCTCACCTGTCACCTCGGAACCCTGCTCCCCGACTGGATCGACGCCGTCGTCCGGGACGACCTGCCCGGACTGACCGGCTACGCCCGCAGCATGAACAGCGACTTCGACGCCGTCACCGCCGGCCTCACCCTGTCCTGGAGCTCCGGCGGCACGGAAGGTGCCGTCAATCGCATCAAAAAAATCAAAAGGCAGCTATACGGGCGTGCCGAATTCGAACTACTCCGAAAGCTGATCCTGCTTCAGTAA
- a CDS encoding IS256 family transposase, whose translation MTSNNVTEPEAVEPSEAPAKSVDNRLIDELVGRAQAEGLQLTGEGGLLQQLTKRLLESALEGEITDHLGYDKHDPAGKNGGNSRNGTRAKTVLTDVGPVEIAVPRDREGSFEPKIVKKRQKRLSGVDEMVISLAAKGLTTGEVQAHLAEVYGAEVSRQTISTITDKVLDGMAEWQNRPLDAVYPVIFIDAIHVKIRDGAVANRPIYVALAVTVEGRRDILGLWAGDGGEGAKHWMHILTEIKNRGVNDVLMLVCDGLKGLPDAVEAVWPRTTVQTCVVHLLRNSFRYAARQDWDKIARVLKPVYTAATEEAALERFAEFADAWGRKYPAIVRLWENAWEEFTPFLRFDTEIRRIVCTTNAIESVNARIRRAVKARGHFATEQAALKCVYMAIMSLDPTGKGQARWTMRWKTALNAFDITFDGRLSAARQ comes from the coding sequence ATGACCAGCAACAACGTGACTGAGCCCGAGGCCGTCGAGCCGTCTGAGGCGCCGGCGAAGTCTGTGGACAACCGACTGATTGACGAGCTGGTGGGCCGGGCTCAGGCCGAGGGCCTTCAGCTGACCGGCGAGGGCGGGCTGCTCCAGCAGCTGACCAAGCGGCTCCTGGAGTCCGCTCTCGAGGGTGAGATCACCGACCATCTCGGCTATGACAAACACGATCCGGCCGGGAAGAACGGCGGCAACTCACGGAACGGCACCCGGGCCAAGACCGTGTTGACCGATGTCGGCCCGGTGGAGATAGCCGTGCCCCGCGACCGGGAAGGCAGCTTCGAGCCGAAGATCGTCAAGAAGCGGCAGAAGCGTCTGTCCGGCGTGGACGAGATGGTCATCTCGCTCGCGGCGAAGGGCCTGACGACCGGTGAGGTCCAGGCCCACCTGGCCGAAGTCTATGGGGCCGAGGTGTCCCGGCAGACGATCTCAACGATCACCGACAAGGTTCTCGACGGGATGGCCGAATGGCAGAACCGGCCCCTCGACGCCGTCTATCCCGTGATCTTCATTGACGCCATCCACGTGAAGATCCGTGACGGGGCGGTTGCCAACAGGCCCATTTACGTGGCCCTGGCGGTCACTGTCGAGGGTCGGCGGGACATCCTCGGGCTGTGGGCGGGCGACGGCGGCGAGGGCGCCAAGCACTGGATGCACATCCTCACCGAGATCAAGAATCGCGGTGTGAACGACGTCCTCATGCTGGTCTGCGACGGGCTCAAGGGCCTGCCTGACGCGGTCGAGGCCGTCTGGCCCCGCACCACGGTCCAGACCTGCGTGGTGCACCTGCTGCGGAACTCCTTCCGTTATGCCGCCCGCCAGGACTGGGACAAGATCGCCCGCGTCCTCAAGCCCGTCTACACCGCGGCGACCGAGGAGGCCGCACTCGAGCGGTTCGCCGAGTTCGCCGATGCCTGGGGCCGGAAGTATCCGGCGATCGTGCGGCTCTGGGAGAACGCGTGGGAGGAGTTCACCCCGTTCCTCCGCTTCGACACCGAGATCCGGCGCATCGTCTGCACCACCAACGCGATCGAGTCCGTCAACGCCAGGATCCGGCGGGCGGTCAAAGCCCGCGGACATTTCGCCACCGAGCAGGCCGCATTGAAGTGCGTCTACATGGCCATCATGTCCCTGGACCCCACCGGCAAGGGACAAGCCCGCTGGACCATGCGCTGGAAGACCGCACTCAACGCCTTCGACATCACCTTCGACGGCCGCCTCTCGGCAGCCCGTCAGTAA